One genomic window of Nocardioides daphniae includes the following:
- a CDS encoding VOC family protein, which produces MISHLGINRTDMERAGEFYDRTLAVLGHRRLLDHGVAIGYGTTSPDFWIGTFDGIGPNREVHVAFSAADATTVDAWFAEAVACGAEVLHEPRFWPEYHEGYYGAFVRDPDGNNVEACCAVAT; this is translated from the coding sequence ATGATCAGTCACCTGGGAATCAACCGCACCGACATGGAGCGGGCCGGTGAGTTCTACGACCGGACGCTCGCCGTGCTGGGCCATCGGCGCCTGCTCGACCACGGGGTCGCCATCGGCTACGGCACCACCTCGCCGGACTTCTGGATCGGCACCTTCGACGGCATCGGCCCCAACCGCGAGGTCCACGTCGCCTTCTCCGCGGCCGACGCGACCACCGTCGACGCCTGGTTCGCCGAGGCGGTGGCCTGCGGCGCGGAGGTGCTCCACGAGCCGAGGTTCTGGCCGGAGTACCACGAGGGCTACTACGGCGCCTTCGTCCGCGACCCCGACGGCAACAACGTGGAGGCATGCTGCGCCGTGGCCACCTGA
- a CDS encoding Ig-like domain repeat protein — protein sequence MKSLMRTARRGAAAGISGVLVAGVLAGLAAAPANAAPARGLSWNVSDQFQTHLNTQTPLGAATYDATTKDATFPLESVTTAGAVTTYTFDGGLKGAFAFGGTELYSIHLNDPKLVVEADGSGELRATVNSVGSNTDATVVFPSAGPREVTVTEFAASTKAGGVLTATPRWEGVLAPDSTEANDLGIAAGYPTLGKSFDPELLGALHPDVRSTFYWSNRGSAESNARKAPSTLVVDAQPTPAVKLTTTLNSPKEGVQVKVEGKGFTPVTNPGDDGVYVVMAPANEKIDRSDSSGIDKYPAAYVPAAAFNGNDFVTVVSANPAELKKHTQYAIFTWQAHRNSNATQDTRTLVSIDWSKWKVVAKTAVKVNKKATRKKAGKATVTITATKPKATGRVKVTLRIPGIKKAKVLTPKLNKQGKVVVKLPKAKKKGKYSVVVTYAGDKNYKAAKKKAASFKVK from the coding sequence ATGAAGTCGCTCATGCGCACCGCACGTCGCGGCGCTGCCGCCGGCATCTCCGGCGTGCTCGTCGCTGGCGTCCTCGCCGGGCTGGCCGCAGCCCCGGCGAACGCAGCTCCCGCTCGAGGTCTCAGCTGGAACGTCTCCGACCAGTTCCAGACCCACCTGAACACCCAGACGCCGCTCGGCGCCGCCACCTACGACGCCACGACGAAGGACGCCACCTTCCCGCTGGAGTCGGTCACGACCGCCGGCGCCGTCACGACGTACACCTTCGACGGTGGCCTCAAGGGTGCCTTCGCCTTCGGTGGCACGGAGCTCTACTCGATCCACCTCAACGACCCGAAGCTGGTCGTCGAGGCCGACGGCTCGGGCGAGCTGCGCGCGACCGTCAACTCGGTGGGGTCCAACACCGACGCGACCGTCGTCTTCCCGAGCGCAGGTCCGCGCGAGGTCACCGTGACCGAGTTCGCGGCCTCCACCAAGGCCGGCGGCGTCCTCACCGCGACCCCGAGGTGGGAGGGCGTCCTCGCCCCCGACTCCACCGAGGCGAACGACCTGGGCATCGCGGCGGGCTACCCGACGCTGGGCAAGTCGTTCGACCCGGAGCTCCTCGGTGCCCTGCACCCGGACGTGCGCAGCACCTTCTACTGGAGCAACCGCGGCTCCGCCGAGAGCAACGCCCGCAAGGCTCCCTCAACGCTGGTCGTCGACGCGCAGCCGACGCCTGCGGTGAAGCTGACGACCACGCTCAACTCGCCCAAGGAGGGCGTCCAGGTCAAGGTCGAGGGCAAGGGCTTCACCCCGGTCACCAACCCCGGTGACGACGGCGTCTACGTCGTGATGGCTCCTGCCAACGAGAAGATCGACCGCAGCGACTCCTCCGGCATCGACAAGTACCCGGCGGCGTACGTGCCGGCTGCTGCCTTCAACGGCAACGACTTCGTCACCGTCGTCTCGGCCAACCCCGCCGAGCTCAAGAAACACACGCAGTACGCCATCTTCACCTGGCAGGCGCACCGGAACTCGAACGCGACGCAGGACACCAGGACCCTCGTCTCGATCGACTGGTCGAAGTGGAAGGTGGTCGCCAAGACCGCCGTCAAGGTGAACAAGAAGGCCACCCGCAAGAAGGCCGGCAAGGCCACCGTCACGATCACTGCAACGAAGCCCAAGGCCACCGGCCGGGTGAAGGTGACGCTGCGGATCCCCGGCATCAAGAAGGCCAAGGTCCTCACGCCGAAGCTCAACAAGCAGGGCAAGGTGGTCGTGAAGCTGCCGAAGGCCAAGAAGAAGGGCAAGTACTCGGTCGTCGTCACCTACGCCGGCGACAAGAACTACAAGGCCGCGAAGAAGAAGGCCGCCTCCTTCAAGGTCAAGTGA
- the lpdA gene encoding dihydrolipoyl dehydrogenase, giving the protein MTDSATHFDLVVLGAGPGGYVAAIRASQLGLKVAVVEKQYWGGVCLNVGCIPSKALLANAELAHTLTHDKAKFGIEGDATMSYGPTHKRSRQVSAGIVKGVHFLMKKNKITEVDGWGTLTSPTSMSVALNDGSTSELSFDNLIIAAGATVRLLPGIEVSENVVTYEEQILDAELPKSIIIGGSGAIGVEFAYVMKNFGVDVTIVEFADRMVPAEDADISKELFKHYKKLGVKVLLSTKVEKVEDTGSGVKVTVSPAAGGDAQVLEADKMLAAFGFAPRLEGYGLESLGVETERGAIKVDARGRTNVDGVYAIGDVTGKMMLAHVAEAMGIVAAETIADAETMEIDFDMIPRATYCHPQIGSFGYSEQQARDKGYDVKTATFPFAANGKAAGLGDTTGFVKVVADAKYNEILGAHMIGPNVTELLPVLTMAQRFDLTADEVGRNVFAHPTLSEAVKEAVEGIAGHMINF; this is encoded by the coding sequence GTGACTGACTCCGCGACTCACTTCGACCTTGTCGTCCTCGGTGCTGGCCCCGGTGGCTACGTCGCCGCGATCCGTGCCTCCCAGCTCGGCCTGAAGGTGGCCGTGGTGGAGAAGCAGTACTGGGGTGGTGTCTGCCTCAACGTCGGCTGCATCCCCTCGAAGGCGCTGCTCGCCAACGCCGAGCTCGCCCACACGCTCACCCACGACAAGGCCAAGTTCGGCATCGAGGGTGACGCCACCATGTCCTACGGCCCGACGCACAAGCGTTCGCGCCAGGTGAGCGCCGGCATCGTCAAGGGCGTCCACTTCCTCATGAAGAAGAACAAGATCACCGAGGTCGACGGCTGGGGCACCCTGACCTCGCCGACCTCGATGTCGGTCGCGCTCAACGACGGCTCCACCAGCGAGCTCTCCTTCGACAACCTGATCATCGCCGCCGGTGCGACCGTGCGCCTGCTGCCGGGCATCGAGGTCTCCGAGAACGTCGTCACCTACGAGGAGCAGATCCTCGACGCCGAGCTCCCGAAGTCGATCATCATCGGTGGCTCCGGCGCGATTGGCGTCGAGTTCGCCTACGTCATGAAGAACTTCGGCGTCGACGTCACCATCGTCGAGTTCGCCGACCGGATGGTGCCCGCCGAGGACGCGGACATCTCCAAGGAGCTCTTCAAGCACTACAAGAAGCTCGGTGTGAAGGTCCTCCTCTCGACCAAGGTCGAGAAGGTCGAGGACACCGGCTCCGGCGTCAAGGTCACCGTCTCCCCGGCCGCGGGCGGCGACGCCCAGGTCCTCGAGGCGGACAAGATGCTGGCCGCCTTCGGCTTCGCCCCCCGCCTCGAGGGCTACGGCCTCGAGAGCCTCGGCGTCGAGACTGAGCGCGGTGCGATCAAGGTCGACGCCCGCGGTCGTACGAACGTCGACGGCGTCTACGCCATCGGTGACGTCACCGGCAAGATGATGCTGGCCCACGTCGCCGAGGCCATGGGCATCGTCGCGGCCGAGACCATCGCCGACGCGGAGACCATGGAGATCGACTTCGACATGATTCCGCGCGCGACCTACTGCCACCCGCAGATCGGCTCGTTCGGCTACTCCGAGCAGCAGGCCCGCGACAAGGGTTACGACGTCAAGACCGCGACGTTCCCCTTCGCCGCCAACGGCAAGGCCGCCGGTCTCGGCGACACCACCGGTTTCGTGAAGGTCGTCGCCGACGCCAAGTACAACGAGATCCTCGGCGCCCACATGATCGGCCCGAACGTCACCGAGCTCCTCCCGGTGCTGACGATGGCGCAGCGCTTCGACCTCACCGCCGACGAGGTGGGTCGCAACGTCTTCGCCCACCCGACGCTGTCCGAGGCCGTCAAGGAAGCCGTGGAAGGCATCGCCGGCCACATGATCAACTTCTGA
- a CDS encoding gamma-glutamylcyclotransferase family protein: protein MTLYAAYGTNLDPRRMSERCPHSPLRSTGWLTGWRLTFGGEELGWDGALVTLVEDPIEQVFVALYDVSPEDEAALDQWESADTGLYRKTRVRVAGMTGEVLAWTYVLDAYEGGLPARCTSARSPRPRRRPTRRPTTSPGCATGRAAPSATDQGGLPRSEAEAYVQLVAGHPAGEEHVGGQ, encoded by the coding sequence GTGACGCTCTACGCCGCCTACGGGACGAACCTCGACCCTCGCCGCATGAGTGAGCGCTGTCCGCACTCGCCCCTGCGCAGCACCGGGTGGCTGACCGGGTGGCGCCTCACCTTCGGTGGCGAGGAGCTCGGCTGGGACGGCGCGCTGGTCACCCTCGTCGAGGACCCCATCGAGCAGGTCTTCGTCGCGCTGTACGACGTCTCCCCCGAGGACGAGGCCGCGCTGGACCAGTGGGAGTCGGCCGACACCGGCCTCTACCGCAAGACCCGCGTCCGGGTTGCTGGCATGACCGGCGAGGTGCTCGCCTGGACCTACGTGCTCGACGCGTACGAGGGTGGCCTGCCAGCGCGCTGCACCTCGGCACGCTCGCCGAGGCCGCGGAGGCGGCCGACGCGCCGGCCGACTACGTCACCGGGCTGCGCAACCGGCCGTGCCGCTCCATCGGCCACTGACCAGGGGGGCCTACCCCGGTCAGAAGCTGAGGCGTACGTCCAGCTCGTCGCGGGTCATCCCGCCGGCGAAGAGCACGTCGGCGGCCAGTGA
- a CDS encoding FUSC family protein, with translation MRALSLGADLTVRQRLEKVRKRWRLMLRLGVATSGAYAISTLILGHEQAFFAPVSAVIVLLAGVGLRQRLLLELILGVSLGVLVGEMLILTIGRGVWQLALIVVITLVVATFAGFKGVALTQATNSAVLLAAVVPAAGSSNPATTRFIDALIGGCCALVMVVLLPRNPTRDIDLEVRPLISDLRGILESLARAMRESDAPAAHEALTRARGLQDKVNTALTTAANVREVAAISPMRWRQRPEVERYASVLVDVDNAIRDARVLARRVATMIRLGERPGDDLASAVEELARGIGVFQDHLADPGERARAENRLVEAVRLAMEAMTQEMTLNRAAVAAQIRSLAADVLFAGGMTRDELDVRLSF, from the coding sequence TTGAGAGCGTTGTCGCTGGGTGCTGACCTGACCGTGCGCCAGCGCCTGGAGAAGGTGCGCAAGCGCTGGCGTTTGATGCTGCGCCTCGGCGTCGCGACCTCGGGGGCGTACGCGATCTCGACGCTGATCCTCGGGCACGAGCAGGCGTTCTTCGCGCCGGTCTCCGCCGTGATCGTGCTGCTCGCCGGCGTCGGGCTCCGCCAGCGCCTGCTGCTCGAGCTGATCCTGGGGGTCTCCCTCGGTGTCCTCGTCGGGGAGATGCTGATCCTCACCATCGGCCGGGGTGTGTGGCAGCTGGCGCTGATCGTGGTGATCACCCTCGTCGTCGCCACCTTCGCCGGCTTCAAGGGGGTGGCGCTGACCCAGGCGACGAACTCCGCCGTGCTGCTCGCCGCCGTGGTGCCCGCCGCAGGCTCGTCCAACCCTGCGACGACGCGCTTCATCGACGCCCTGATCGGCGGCTGCTGCGCCCTGGTCATGGTGGTGCTGCTCCCGCGCAACCCGACGCGCGACATCGACCTCGAGGTCCGACCGCTGATCAGCGACCTCAGGGGCATCCTCGAGTCCCTGGCCCGGGCCATGCGCGAGAGCGACGCACCTGCCGCGCACGAAGCCCTGACCCGGGCGCGGGGCCTCCAGGACAAGGTCAACACCGCCCTCACCACCGCCGCCAACGTGCGCGAGGTGGCGGCGATCTCGCCGATGCGCTGGCGTCAGCGTCCGGAGGTGGAGCGCTACGCCTCCGTCCTGGTCGACGTCGACAACGCGATCCGCGACGCCCGGGTGCTGGCCCGCCGGGTGGCGACGATGATCCGCCTGGGTGAGCGTCCCGGCGACGACCTCGCCTCCGCGGTCGAGGAGCTGGCCCGCGGAATCGGCGTCTTCCAGGACCACCTGGCCGACCCGGGGGAGCGGGCCCGAGCGGAGAACCGGCTCGTCGAGGCCGTTCGGCTCGCGATGGAGGCGATGACCCAGGAGATGACGCTCAACCGGGCCGCGGTCGCCGCCCAGATCCGGTCACTGGCCGCCGACGTGCTCTTCGCCGGCGGGATGACCCGCGACGAGCTGGACGTACGCCTCAGCTTCTGA
- a CDS encoding NAD-dependent epimerase/dehydratase family protein → MRVLVTGAAGSIGRVVVAALLADGVEVVGLDLVPAPDGVDAQWHTGDCTDPGAVAEVFGAHSFSAVVHLAGHPDELDLQGSLSSHVVTTAALLDAMVEHDVPRIVYASSNHAVGRTPRTDLVGVDARPRPDTFYGVGKVAAEALLSLYADRYGIDAVACRIGSFLPEPTTRRHLSTWLSPADCVRMVRAALETPAPGFAVLYGISANRDAWWDLEPGRALGYHPQDDAAAYAGRLPERDEDAVEAATVGGPFATEEFYRPAVPSP, encoded by the coding sequence GTGCGCGTCCTGGTCACCGGCGCGGCCGGCTCCATCGGCCGGGTGGTGGTCGCCGCCCTGCTGGCCGACGGTGTCGAGGTCGTCGGCCTCGACCTGGTCCCGGCCCCGGACGGCGTCGACGCCCAGTGGCACACCGGCGACTGCACCGACCCGGGTGCGGTGGCCGAGGTCTTCGGCGCGCACTCGTTCTCGGCGGTCGTGCACCTCGCCGGGCACCCCGACGAGCTCGACCTCCAGGGTTCCCTGAGCTCGCACGTGGTCACCACCGCCGCTCTGCTCGACGCGATGGTCGAGCACGACGTGCCGCGCATCGTCTACGCCTCCAGCAACCACGCCGTGGGGCGTACGCCGCGCACCGACCTGGTGGGTGTCGACGCCCGGCCGCGCCCCGACACCTTCTACGGCGTCGGCAAGGTGGCTGCCGAGGCACTGTTGAGCCTGTACGCCGACCGGTACGGCATCGACGCGGTGGCCTGCCGCATCGGCTCGTTCCTGCCGGAGCCGACCACCCGACGCCACCTCTCGACGTGGCTGTCACCGGCCGACTGCGTACGCATGGTGCGCGCGGCCCTCGAGACGCCCGCGCCCGGCTTCGCGGTGCTCTACGGCATCTCGGCCAACCGCGACGCGTGGTGGGACCTGGAGCCGGGGCGCGCGCTGGGCTACCACCCGCAGGACGACGCGGCAGCGTACGCCGGTCGTCTCCCCGAGCGCGACGAGGACGCCGTCGAGGCGGCGACCGTCGGCGGGCCCTTCGCGACCGAGGAGTTCTACCGCCCGGCGGTCCCCTCCCCCTGA